The genomic stretch GGGTGGGGCCGGGAGCCAGGATTCAAGGCCAAAGACTCACGGGCGGCTACCGCATGCGCCCCGTACGCACGAGGACCCGCCCGGTGCGACGGGGGATGCACACCGGGCGGGCCTCACGACCTTTTCTACCGCATGCAGGAACGGTTATGCCTCAAAAACTTGTTCGTCCTGCAACTACCAGGCGACGGGGAGCGAGATCAGGCCACGTGCGCGCAAGGTGCGGCGATGCCGCAGTTCCGCCCGCGGCACGTCCAGCCGCAGACCGGGAAAACGGCTGATGAGAGCGGTCAGCGCGGTCTCGGTCTGCATGCGCGCCAGGGCCGCGCCGAGGCAGTGGTGGATGCCGTGCCCGAACATGAGCTGACCCGCCGCGTCGCGGCCCGGATCGAACGTCCCGGGGTCGGGGAAACGGTGCGGGTCGCGGTTGGCCGAGGCAAGGGAGAGCAGCACACTCTCGCCCGCGGGCACCCGTATGCCGCCGATTTCCACGTCCTCCAGGGGGAACCGGCGGATGGCCAGCGAGGCCGGTCCGTCGTAGCGCGCGAACTCTTCCACGGCCCCGGATAGTTCGGCTGGATTCGTACGCAACGCTATGAGGTGTTCGGGGTGATCGAGCAGGGCGAGGACAGAGTTACCAATGAGGTGAACGGTGTTCTCGTAACCGGCGAAAAGCAGCAGGAACGCCAACGAGGTGAGCTCGTCCTCACCGAGCCGGTCGCCCGGACCGCCCTCCGCCGCCGCGCCGTCCCGCACCAGGATCAGGTCGGAGAGCAGATCGTCCCCCGGCGCGGCCCGCTTGGCCGCGATCAGCCCCGTGTAGTAGCGCATCATCGCCCCCACGGCCTCCTTCGCCCGCTCCGGCCGGGCCGGGTCGGGCGTGATCAGCGCGTCCGTCCAGGCCCGGAAGTCCGGGCGGTCCCGTTCCGGTACGCCCAGGAGGTCGCAGATGACGATGATGGGCAGCGGACCGGCGTAACTCGCGATCAGGTCGGCCCGGCCGGCGTCCGCGACCGCGTCCAGCAGCCCGTCCGCGATCCGCCGCACGGGCTCCCGCAGCTTCTCGACCCGCGCGGGGCTGAACGCCCTGGCCACCAGGCGGCGCACCCGGGTGTGGTCCGGCGGATCCATGTTCAGCAGGTTCGCGTCCAGGGCGGGCGGCAGCGCGAACCCGCGATAGCCGCCCCGCGCGTTCCGCTTGTCCAGCGAAAGCCGCGGATCGGACAGACACCGGCGCACATCCTCGTACCGCGTCACCAGCCACGCGGGCTGTCCATCGGGCCCGGCGATGCGGTGAACGGGCCCGGCCTCCCGCAGGACCGCGTAACCGGCGTGCGGATCGTCCAGGAGTTGCGTCACGTCGATGAGGTCGTCGGGGCCGGTCTCGGCGGTGTTCTGCATGGTCCATGACTCTAGACAGGGGCCTTGAGTCCGGTGGACAGGGGCCTTGAGGCCGACCGCGGAAGGTGCCGCCCGCACCGGCTCAGTGCCGCTGCATGGCGCTCCGCTGGCGCAGTTCGGTGAGAACGGTGTCGGTCAGCGGCGAGTAGTAGACGTCCGCGACGCGCGCCAAGTGCTCGTATTCCGCGGCCAGTTCGGCTTCCGCAACCAGTTCTGCGGCCGTGCCGGGCGGCGGGCCGCTGGGCAGGGCGGTCGGGCGCCGCTCAGGGGAGGTACCGGACCGCTCCCCCGGCCGCTCGCCCTCCGCCGTTACCACCACGCTCTCCGCGCCGGGTACGGGAACGAGGCCGATCGCCCGGTTCTCCAGACCGCGGCGCAGCGCGGCGGCCTCCGCGACGGCCGCCAGCTGCCGTTCGTCCGCCACCACGGCACGCCCGCGTTCGCGGGCGATGTCGACGGTGTCCGCTTCCACGTACCGCCGGATGCCGCGCTGGACGTCCCGGATCTGCGCCATCTGCCGGTCGGCGCGCCGCTGGAGGCCAGCGAACGGCCACCGCCCGCCCCAGTACGGGCCGCCCGCGGCCATCTCGGGGGCCTGGGCGGTGACGTCCTTCCACAGAGGGTGCAGACGGCGCATGCGGCGCCAGGCGTACGCCCGCGAGCCCGCGGCCGGGAGCGCGAGCCCGGCCAGCACCAGGAGCGCGGCGACCGAAGCGCTCAGCGGCGCCACGCCGTTGGAGAGCCACGGCGCCGCGTACCCGGCCCAGGACAGGACGAGGCCGGCCAGCTTGCAGGCGCAGTACGCCAGACCGAGCCAGCAGCCGGCGGCCAGCACCCGCAGCCCCCGCGCGAGCCAGGAGGCGCCGAGCCGGCCGGCGTAGCGCGGGCAGAGGGCGCCGAGGCCCGCGAGGCTGGTGCCGAAGATGGCCAGATACAGCACCAGGAAGGTCATCACCCCCGGCGAGCCGGCGTAGGCCGTACCGAGGTCGCGGGGGTGTTCCACGTCGTCCGGCCGCCCGACGACGAAGGAGGTGACCGCCACCGCCCAGGCCACGGCCACGGCCGTCACGGCCGTACGGGACCGCGACCGGACCCGCGCGCGGCCCTCCGCGCCCGTACCGCCGCTCCAGCGCAGCAGCAGGACGAACGCGCCGGCCGCGAAGACCACGACCGAGGAGTAGAGGAAGACCATGGCCAGGTTCGACACACCGGTCAGCCGGTCGAACCACCGGTAGACGCCGGGGGCGGAGAAGACGAACACCGTCGCCGCGCCGGCGCCCATCACGCACGTCAGTCCCAGGTCGGCGTTGCCTCGGCCGCGGAGCCAGGCGCGCGTCTTCAAGACGACGACGGTCCAGGCCACTCCGCCGAAACACAGATACAGCACGTCAAACACTCGATCCCCCGTCCGAGTCACCAGGTACCGGCGCCACACGCGGCGCCGCCCTGCCCGCCGTTGCCGTCTGCCCCACGGTCCGCGGGGCCGTGCCGCCCGTCGCGCCGGTGCCGCAGCGCGGGCGCCGACGCGGCGGCGAGTCCGGCGGCCCGTCCCGTCGGCTCCGGCCCTCGGTACACCGGCGAGGGCGCCACCCGCGCCATGGGCAGCCCGCCCGGCACCTCCGCCGCCCGGGGCGCGGAGCCGTCACGGCCGGTCACGCCGGGCGCCGCGGGGTCGAGCAGCAGACGGCCGATTTCATGCAGCACGATGTGCGCCCGCTGCCAGGCGCTGGTCCGGAGTTCGCAGGAAATCCAGTACCCGTCGTCGGTACGGGCCGTCAGCCCGGACGCCGGGCCGTTCAGCCGTATCGGCACGATCCGCACCGGACACCCGGGATACGCCGCCACGGCGTCGCACACACCCGCCAGGTCGGTCCGGTCCGGCAGCACCGGTTCCCTGACCACCCGCTCACAGCGGTGCCGGACCCGCCGGGCCCGCGCGCCCGCGCACAGACGCCCCCGGCGCCGCCCACGCACGCTCCGCGCCCCGCTCCCGGCCCGCACGCCCCCCATAGCATCCGCCCCCCGGCTTCGCTCCCCCGGATCCCGGCCGCCCGCGCCCCGCACGCAGTTGGCACCGCCGAAACCGCAGCCCGCATCCTGTCACGCGAGGAATAACGCGCACCAGTCCACTTACGGACAGTGAAAACAGCGGAAACAGGGGGCTGTTTCCGAGGAATCGAAGATGGGGTGACCGGGGCCGGGGCGGGCGTCCGGCGGGCAGCCGTCGCCGGCACCGGAGCCGAA from Streptomyces albofaciens JCM 4342 encodes the following:
- a CDS encoding cytochrome P450 family protein; this translates as MQNTAETGPDDLIDVTQLLDDPHAGYAVLREAGPVHRIAGPDGQPAWLVTRYEDVRRCLSDPRLSLDKRNARGGYRGFALPPALDANLLNMDPPDHTRVRRLVARAFSPARVEKLREPVRRIADGLLDAVADAGRADLIASYAGPLPIIVICDLLGVPERDRPDFRAWTDALITPDPARPERAKEAVGAMMRYYTGLIAAKRAAPGDDLLSDLILVRDGAAAEGGPGDRLGEDELTSLAFLLLFAGYENTVHLIGNSVLALLDHPEHLIALRTNPAELSGAVEEFARYDGPASLAIRRFPLEDVEIGGIRVPAGESVLLSLASANRDPHRFPDPGTFDPGRDAAGQLMFGHGIHHCLGAALARMQTETALTALISRFPGLRLDVPRAELRHRRTLRARGLISLPVAW
- a CDS encoding MAB_1171c family putative transporter codes for the protein MFDVLYLCFGGVAWTVVVLKTRAWLRGRGNADLGLTCVMGAGAATVFVFSAPGVYRWFDRLTGVSNLAMVFLYSSVVVFAAGAFVLLLRWSGGTGAEGRARVRSRSRTAVTAVAVAWAVAVTSFVVGRPDDVEHPRDLGTAYAGSPGVMTFLVLYLAIFGTSLAGLGALCPRYAGRLGASWLARGLRVLAAGCWLGLAYCACKLAGLVLSWAGYAAPWLSNGVAPLSASVAALLVLAGLALPAAGSRAYAWRRMRRLHPLWKDVTAQAPEMAAGGPYWGGRWPFAGLQRRADRQMAQIRDVQRGIRRYVEADTVDIARERGRAVVADERQLAAVAEAAALRRGLENRAIGLVPVPGAESVVVTAEGERPGERSGTSPERRPTALPSGPPPGTAAELVAEAELAAEYEHLARVADVYYSPLTDTVLTELRQRSAMQRH